From Chryseobacterium shandongense, the proteins below share one genomic window:
- a CDS encoding bifunctional helix-turn-helix domain-containing protein/methylated-DNA--[protein]-cysteine S-methyltransferase, with protein sequence MSTQNQLDYERIAKAIEYIRSNFKLQPSLDEVAENIHLSPSHFQKMFSDWAGTSPKKFLQFISLEHAKSLLKEEKASLFDAAFETGLSSTSRLHDLFVKIEGMSPAEYKNGGKSLNINYSFSESPFGKVIAASTEKGVCYMAFENEKQKALGDLQARFPNASFTERQDEFQKNALSIFNKDWNQLNTIKLHLKGTDFQLKVWESLLAIPMGKLSTYGNLAGKIGYPNASRAVGTAIGSNPVAFLIPCHRVIQSSGKIGGYMWGSDRKQMIIGWESSQVYSDF encoded by the coding sequence ATGTCCACACAAAATCAGTTAGATTACGAAAGAATTGCCAAAGCGATAGAATATATCCGCAGCAATTTTAAGCTTCAGCCAAGTTTGGATGAAGTGGCAGAAAATATACATTTGAGCCCATCCCATTTCCAGAAAATGTTCTCGGATTGGGCAGGAACAAGCCCGAAGAAATTTTTACAGTTCATCAGCCTGGAGCACGCCAAATCTTTATTGAAAGAAGAAAAAGCAAGCTTATTTGATGCTGCTTTTGAAACGGGTCTTTCCAGTACAAGCCGGCTTCATGATCTGTTTGTAAAAATCGAAGGAATGTCTCCTGCAGAATATAAAAATGGCGGAAAAAGCCTGAACATCAATTATAGTTTTTCCGAAAGCCCTTTTGGAAAAGTAATTGCAGCTTCTACGGAAAAGGGAGTCTGCTATATGGCTTTTGAAAATGAAAAACAAAAAGCATTGGGAGATTTGCAGGCCAGATTTCCCAATGCTTCTTTTACTGAAAGACAGGATGAATTTCAAAAAAATGCCCTGTCCATTTTCAATAAAGACTGGAATCAGCTCAATACGATAAAATTACATTTAAAAGGCACCGATTTTCAGCTGAAAGTTTGGGAAAGCCTTCTTGCCATTCCCATGGGAAAACTTTCTACTTACGGAAATTTAGCAGGAAAAATAGGCTATCCCAACGCTTCAAGAGCAGTAGGGACGGCAATAGGAAGTAACCCGGTAGCGTTTTTAATTCCCTGTCACCGTGTGATTCAGTCTTCGGGGAAAATCGGAGGGTATATGTGGGGCAGCGACAGGAAGCAAATGATCATCGGCTGGGAAAGCTCGCAGGTTTATTCGGATTTTTAA
- the speB gene encoding agmatinase produces the protein MKTYAGIPEENASLENSKVVLVTVPYDGTSTWGKGADKGPELFLNASENMELYDIETQTEPYLEGVYLAGEVSEKSSPEAMTEAVYQKTKELLNHDDKLFTLFGGEHSVSIGSIRAVGEKFENLTVLQLDAHTDLRPEFHGSTSNHACAVFEANQKHNLVQVGIRSMDIEEAQYLPEGRVFFAHEIANNENWINDVLEKVSGNVYITIDLDAFDPSIAPSTGTPEPGGLHWYPTLELLRKVFEKCNVVAFDIVELMDSPMAKPSAFLAAKLYYKMLAYYHLYKNN, from the coding sequence ATGAAAACATACGCAGGAATTCCTGAAGAAAATGCATCACTCGAAAACTCGAAAGTCGTGTTGGTAACCGTTCCTTACGACGGAACCTCAACCTGGGGAAAAGGAGCAGACAAAGGCCCGGAATTGTTTCTTAACGCCTCAGAAAACATGGAACTTTACGACATCGAAACGCAGACTGAACCTTATCTTGAAGGAGTATATTTAGCTGGAGAAGTTTCTGAAAAGTCTTCACCTGAAGCTATGACAGAAGCCGTCTATCAAAAAACAAAAGAACTTTTAAATCATGACGATAAATTGTTTACCCTTTTTGGAGGGGAACATTCCGTTTCTATTGGCTCGATCCGTGCGGTAGGAGAGAAGTTTGAAAATTTAACGGTTCTTCAGCTGGATGCTCATACGGATCTTCGCCCGGAATTCCATGGTTCTACTTCCAATCACGCTTGTGCGGTCTTTGAAGCCAACCAGAAGCACAATCTGGTACAGGTGGGAATCCGTTCTATGGATATCGAGGAAGCGCAGTATCTGCCGGAAGGAAGAGTGTTTTTTGCCCATGAAATTGCCAATAATGAAAACTGGATAAACGACGTATTGGAAAAAGTTTCAGGAAATGTTTATATCACCATCGATCTTGATGCTTTTGATCCTTCCATCGCCCCTTCTACAGGAACTCCTGAGCCTGGAGGATTGCATTGGTACCCGACGTTGGAACTGTTACGAAAAGTATTTGAAAAATGTAATGTCGTAGCATTTGATATTGTAGAATTAATGGATTCTCCGATGGCAAAGCCAAGCGCATTCCTTGCTGCAAAGCTGTATTACAAAATGCTTGCTTATTACCATCTTTATAAAAATAATTAA
- a CDS encoding type III PLP-dependent enzyme domain-containing protein, producing MKIKYSELIDQTLYFPTEEFNVSENNLLFHDIPLMEVVEKFGTPLKISYLPRISQNIQKAKSWFKEAFEKTEYKKNYTYCYCTKSSHFKFVLEEALKNDISIETSSAYDMDIVKSLYENGKVDKNIEVICNGFKTDDYLAKISEMINSGFENITPILDNYRELDKLTESIDTTFDIGIRIASEEEPKFEFYTSRLGIGYKDIIPYYSQKIAEHPNARLKMLHFFINTGIKDTAYYWNELYKCLRVYARLKKIAPEVDSLNIGGGFPIKTSLNFDYDYQYMVEEIVSQIKKFCEEEGVEEPNIYTEFGSFTVGESGANIYKIISQKRQNDREKWNMIDSSFMTTLPDTWAISRHFIMLPLNRWEDTYERVFLGGLTCDSDDYYNSEQHTNAIYLPVFSDTKPLYIGFFHTGAYQETISGFGGIHHCLMPQPRHVLIQKDENGELQYEIFREKQEPEDVLKILGYK from the coding sequence ATGAAAATAAAATACTCGGAACTTATTGATCAGACATTGTATTTTCCAACAGAAGAATTCAATGTATCTGAAAACAATTTGTTGTTTCACGACATTCCGTTAATGGAAGTTGTTGAAAAATTTGGCACTCCGCTAAAGATTAGCTACCTGCCGAGAATTTCTCAAAATATCCAAAAGGCAAAAAGCTGGTTTAAGGAAGCCTTTGAGAAAACCGAATATAAAAAAAATTATACCTACTGCTACTGTACAAAATCAAGTCATTTCAAATTTGTACTGGAAGAAGCACTAAAGAACGATATTTCAATAGAAACCTCTTCCGCTTACGATATGGATATCGTGAAATCTCTTTATGAAAACGGAAAAGTAGATAAAAATATTGAAGTAATTTGCAACGGATTTAAAACGGATGATTATCTGGCAAAGATTTCGGAGATGATCAACAGCGGTTTTGAAAATATCACCCCGATTCTTGATAACTACCGTGAGCTTGATAAATTAACCGAAAGCATCGACACCACTTTCGATATCGGGATCAGAATCGCTTCTGAAGAAGAACCGAAATTCGAATTTTATACCTCAAGATTGGGAATAGGATACAAGGATATCATTCCTTATTACAGTCAGAAAATTGCTGAGCACCCGAATGCAAGGCTGAAAATGCTTCACTTTTTCATCAATACCGGGATCAAAGACACCGCCTATTACTGGAACGAATTATACAAATGTCTCCGTGTTTATGCCCGTCTGAAAAAAATCGCACCCGAAGTTGATTCCCTGAACATTGGTGGCGGTTTCCCAATCAAAACCTCCCTGAATTTCGACTACGATTACCAGTATATGGTTGAGGAAATTGTTTCCCAGATCAAAAAATTCTGTGAAGAGGAAGGAGTGGAAGAACCTAATATTTATACCGAATTCGGAAGCTTTACCGTTGGAGAAAGTGGTGCGAACATTTATAAAATTATCTCCCAGAAACGTCAGAATGACAGGGAAAAATGGAATATGATCGATTCTTCGTTCATGACCACACTTCCTGATACCTGGGCGATCTCAAGACACTTTATCATGCTTCCGCTGAACCGTTGGGAAGATACCTATGAAAGAGTTTTTCTGGGCGGACTGACCTGCGATTCGGATGATTACTATAATTCTGAGCAGCATACCAACGCGATTTATCTGCCGGTTTTCAGCGATACGAAACCTTTGTATATCGGATTTTTCCATACTGGTGCCTATCAGGAAACCATCAGTGGTTTTGGCGGAATTCATCACTGTCTGATGCCGCAGCCGAGACACGTCCTGATTCAGAAAGATGAAAACGGAGAACTGCAGTACGAGATTTTCCGCGAAAAGCAGGAACCGGAAGATGTATTGAAAATTCTTGGGTATAAATAA
- a CDS encoding HAD family hydrolase produces MSLKAVLFDMDGVIVDTEPLHRKAYFKTFKELGIDVSEGLYASFTGASTKRVCDTLIENFNLNKTFEEIATIKRNYFKDYFYNDEEFDLISGVKELIEHYHENGITLILASSATMTTIDMVFEKFELEKYFSGKISGADLKESKPHPEVFLLAAEMARQPVENCMVIEDSTNGIMAAHRAKIFCAAYRSPHSKNQDYTLADTVVSDYEDLQIDKISQYF; encoded by the coding sequence ATGTCATTAAAAGCTGTGCTGTTCGATATGGATGGCGTGATTGTGGATACAGAACCCTTGCACAGAAAAGCCTATTTTAAAACATTTAAAGAGCTGGGAATTGATGTTTCAGAGGGGCTATATGCTTCCTTCACGGGAGCTTCCACCAAAAGAGTCTGCGACACTTTGATTGAAAATTTTAACCTAAATAAGACCTTTGAAGAAATAGCAACCATCAAAAGAAATTATTTTAAGGATTATTTTTATAACGATGAAGAATTCGACCTGATTTCCGGTGTAAAAGAATTGATTGAACACTACCATGAAAACGGCATCACCCTGATTCTGGCATCTTCTGCAACCATGACCACTATTGATATGGTTTTTGAGAAATTCGAACTGGAAAAATATTTTAGCGGCAAAATAAGCGGTGCCGATTTGAAAGAATCCAAACCTCATCCCGAAGTTTTCTTACTCGCAGCCGAAATGGCAAGACAGCCCGTTGAAAACTGCATGGTCATTGAGGATTCTACCAATGGAATTATGGCAGCACACCGGGCAAAAATTTTCTGTGCCGCCTACAGAAGTCCGCATTCTAAAAACCAAGATTATACGCTTGCTGATACGGTAGTTTCAGATTATGAAGATCTTCAGATTGATAAAATTTCACAATATTTCTAA